One part of the Ursus arctos isolate Adak ecotype North America unplaced genomic scaffold, UrsArc2.0 scaffold_20, whole genome shotgun sequence genome encodes these proteins:
- the EIF1B gene encoding eukaryotic translation initiation factor 1b has translation MSTIQNLQSFDPFADATKGDDLLPAGTEDYIHIRIQQRNGRKTLTTVQGIADDYDKKKLVKAFKKKFACNGTVIEHPEYGEVIQLQGDQRKNICQFLLEVGIVKEEQLKVHGF, from the exons ATGTCCACTATCCAGAACCTCCAATCTTTCG ACCCCTTTGCTGATGCAACTAAGGGTGACGACTTACTCCCGGCAGGGACTGAGGATTACATTCATATAAGAATTCAGCAACGGAACGGCAGAAAGACGCTGACTACTGTCCAGGGCATTGCAGATGATTATGACAAAAAGAAGCTTGTGAAAGCTTTCAAAAAG AAATTTGCCTGTAATGGTACTGTGATTGAACATCCTGAATACGGAGAGGTTATTCAGCTTCAAGGTGaccaaagaaaaaacatttgccAGTTTCTTTTGGAG GTTGGCATTGTCAAGGAGGAACAGCTTAAGGTTCATGGATTCTAA